The Sinomonas sp. P10A9 genome includes a window with the following:
- a CDS encoding SRPBCC domain-containing protein, with the protein MDPLFSHASQTDGDKPAQGDAPPSRVYRLALPVPRDIVYNAFVGDLHLWWPAAYTGFGAGTHAFLEEGIVGEEGPDGTLQVWGEVAREDPGELLELVWKLAWRPDAPTRLEIVFEDCDGGTVVTLTHDGWAAGSEGRKQFEKYADWPEILGRFAAFFGEPAESVETV; encoded by the coding sequence ATGGACCCACTCTTCTCGCACGCCTCGCAGACCGACGGGGACAAACCAGCCCAAGGTGACGCGCCGCCGTCGCGCGTCTACCGTCTCGCGCTGCCCGTGCCACGGGACATCGTGTACAACGCGTTCGTCGGAGACCTCCACTTGTGGTGGCCAGCCGCGTACACCGGCTTCGGCGCGGGAACCCATGCGTTCCTCGAAGAAGGCATCGTGGGAGAGGAAGGGCCGGACGGGACGCTCCAGGTCTGGGGCGAGGTGGCCCGCGAGGATCCCGGCGAACTCCTCGAGCTCGTCTGGAAGCTCGCCTGGCGGCCCGATGCCCCGACGCGGCTCGAGATCGTCTTCGAGGACTGCGACGGCGGGACGGTGGTCACTCTGACCCATGACGGGTGGGCCGCTGGCTCCGAGGGGCGGAAGCAGTTCGAGAAGTACGCCGACTGGCCCGAGATTCTCGGTCGATTCGCCGCGTTCTTCGGTGAGCCGGCCGAATCGGTCGAGACGGTCTAG
- the treS gene encoding maltose alpha-D-glucosyltransferase, whose product MNIGQQPQPNFNVNAPGLKHDPSWYRKAVFYEVLVRAFNDANGDGSGDLQGLIDRLDYLQWLGVDCLWLPPFFESPLRDGGYDVSDYESVLPEFGSISDFQRLVAEAHARGVRIIIDLPLNHTSDQHRWFQESRRDPDGPYGDFYMWSDTDEKYQDARIIFIDTEDSNWTFDPIRRQFFWHRFFSHQPDLNYENPKVQQAIFDVVQFWLDQGVDGIRADAIPYLYAEDGTNCENLPATHVFLAKLREFMDQKYPGRIVIAEANQPPHEVVEYFGTAEAPECHMAFHFPIMPRLYYALRDQKAQPIIDTMVDTPAIPGGAQWGTFLRNHDELTLEMVTVEEREAMLGWYASDPRMRANVGIRRRLAPLLDNSRSEIELINALLLSLPGSPFLYYGDEIGMGDNIWLEDRDAVRTPMQWNPDRNAGFSTADPGKLYLPTIQSLVFNYAMANVEAEMAHSGSLLRWMRNILGVRRAHPVFGLGGYRNVPADSERVLAYLREMPDDALRSESGEAILCVFNLAGHPIATALDMPEFAGRGMRDVFGGEPFSQVGQDGRFHVTLGAHGYFWLRIRNAASVPTSPVTTAMPLIVPEQVTGELVE is encoded by the coding sequence ATGAACATCGGCCAGCAGCCACAGCCGAACTTCAACGTCAATGCCCCTGGCCTCAAGCATGATCCCTCCTGGTATCGGAAGGCGGTCTTCTACGAGGTGCTCGTCCGGGCGTTCAACGATGCGAATGGGGACGGCTCGGGGGACCTCCAGGGGCTCATCGACAGGCTTGACTACCTGCAGTGGCTGGGCGTCGACTGCCTCTGGCTCCCGCCGTTCTTCGAGTCGCCCCTGCGCGATGGCGGCTACGACGTCTCGGACTACGAGTCGGTGCTGCCCGAGTTCGGATCGATCAGCGACTTCCAGCGGCTCGTGGCCGAGGCGCACGCCCGCGGTGTGCGGATCATCATCGACCTCCCGCTCAACCACACCTCCGACCAGCACCGCTGGTTCCAGGAGTCCCGCCGCGACCCCGACGGCCCCTACGGCGACTTCTACATGTGGAGCGACACGGACGAGAAGTACCAGGATGCCCGCATCATCTTCATCGACACCGAGGATTCCAACTGGACCTTCGATCCGATCCGGCGGCAGTTCTTCTGGCACCGCTTCTTCAGCCACCAGCCTGATCTGAACTACGAGAACCCCAAGGTCCAGCAGGCAATCTTCGACGTGGTGCAGTTCTGGCTCGACCAGGGCGTGGACGGCATCCGCGCGGACGCGATCCCGTACCTCTACGCGGAGGACGGCACCAACTGCGAGAACCTCCCCGCGACGCACGTCTTCCTGGCGAAGCTGCGCGAGTTCATGGACCAGAAGTACCCGGGCCGCATCGTGATTGCCGAGGCCAACCAGCCCCCGCACGAGGTGGTCGAGTACTTCGGCACCGCGGAGGCGCCGGAGTGCCACATGGCGTTCCACTTTCCGATCATGCCGCGCCTCTACTACGCGCTGCGGGATCAGAAGGCCCAGCCGATCATCGACACGATGGTCGATACCCCGGCCATCCCCGGCGGAGCCCAGTGGGGCACGTTCCTGCGCAACCATGACGAGCTGACCCTCGAGATGGTCACGGTCGAGGAGCGCGAGGCCATGCTCGGCTGGTACGCATCGGATCCCCGCATGCGCGCGAACGTCGGCATCCGCCGCCGGCTCGCGCCGCTCCTGGACAACTCCCGCTCGGAGATCGAGCTCATCAACGCACTGCTCCTGTCCCTGCCAGGCAGCCCCTTCCTCTACTACGGGGACGAGATCGGCATGGGGGACAACATCTGGCTCGAGGACCGGGACGCCGTGCGCACGCCGATGCAGTGGAATCCGGATCGGAACGCGGGCTTCTCGACGGCCGATCCCGGCAAGCTGTACCTGCCCACGATCCAGTCCCTCGTGTTCAACTACGCGATGGCCAACGTCGAGGCGGAGATGGCGCATTCCGGGAGCCTCCTGCGTTGGATGCGGAACATCCTCGGCGTACGGCGCGCGCACCCGGTGTTCGGGCTCGGCGGGTACCGGAACGTTCCCGCGGACAGCGAACGGGTGCTCGCCTACCTTCGCGAGATGCCCGACGACGCCCTCCGCAGTGAGTCTGGCGAGGCCATCCTGTGTGTGTTCAACCTCGCCGGACACCCGATCGCGACGGCATTGGACATGCCGGAGTTCGCAGGCCGGGGCATGCGCGACGTCTTCGGCGGCGAACCGTTCTCCCAGGTCGGCCAAGACGGGCGGTTCCACGTGACACTCGGGGCCCACGGGTACTTCTGGCTGCGGATCCGCAACGCCGCATCGGTGCCGACCAGCCCGGTGACCACTGCCATGCCGCTGATCGTCCCCGAACAGGTCACAGGGGAGCTGGTCGAATGA
- a CDS encoding LacI family DNA-binding transcriptional regulator, whose protein sequence is MKDDPGTSVSIRDVAQSAGVSMATVSRALSGRGNVSEKSRQRVLDAAAELGFVPSYNASSLASGRTRNIGVMVPTVSRWFFSSVLEGVSKALLEAGYDLTLYNTGEQPGRRQSVLTDFLRRQRLDGVVAVSLELSPAEVAQLLRVGRPIVGLGGAIEGVATLHIDDFAVAKHATEHLLGLGHRDIGHLSGTPEFERDFALPANRRLGFEAAMREAGVRVRPEWLAPTDFTIAGAHATAKRLLASPAGRPTAIFAASDEMAIGAITAAQQLGLQVPYDVSVIGIDGHELGEMFGLTTFDQAPARQGADAAHMLIKELESDGAEPETRIVEPEFVIRMSTAVPRSLR, encoded by the coding sequence ATGAAGGACGACCCCGGGACGAGCGTGAGCATCCGCGACGTCGCACAGTCGGCGGGCGTCTCGATGGCCACCGTGTCCCGCGCACTCAGCGGACGGGGCAACGTCTCGGAGAAGAGCCGCCAGAGGGTCCTCGACGCGGCCGCGGAACTCGGTTTCGTGCCCTCGTACAACGCCTCGAGCCTCGCCTCGGGGCGGACCCGCAACATCGGCGTCATGGTGCCCACCGTGAGCCGCTGGTTCTTCTCCTCTGTCCTCGAGGGCGTTTCGAAGGCCCTGCTCGAGGCCGGCTATGACCTCACCCTCTACAACACAGGCGAACAGCCCGGCAGACGGCAGAGCGTACTGACGGACTTCCTGCGCCGCCAGAGGCTCGACGGCGTCGTGGCCGTCTCGCTCGAGCTCTCACCCGCCGAGGTCGCCCAGTTGCTGCGCGTGGGCCGGCCGATCGTCGGACTCGGCGGCGCCATCGAAGGCGTCGCCACACTCCATATCGATGACTTCGCGGTGGCCAAGCACGCTACCGAGCACCTGCTCGGCCTGGGCCACCGCGACATCGGCCATCTGAGCGGCACCCCCGAATTCGAGCGCGACTTCGCGCTCCCGGCGAACCGTCGTCTCGGCTTCGAGGCCGCCATGCGCGAGGCCGGCGTCCGTGTACGGCCTGAGTGGCTTGCGCCCACGGACTTCACGATTGCCGGCGCCCATGCCACGGCCAAACGCCTCCTCGCGTCCCCTGCCGGACGCCCCACCGCGATCTTCGCCGCATCGGATGAGATGGCCATCGGGGCGATCACAGCCGCACAGCAGCTGGGTCTCCAGGTGCCCTACGACGTGTCGGTGATCGGCATTGACGGCCACGAGCTCGGTGAGATGTTCGGCCTCACGACCTTCGACCAGGCCCCGGCCCGCCAAGGCGCCGATGCAGCGCACATGCTGATCAAGGAGCTCGAGTCCGATGGAGCCGAGCCCGAAACCCGCATTGTCGAACCCGAATTCGTGATCCGCATGAGCACTGCCGTCCCGCGGTCGCTCCGCTAG
- the glgB gene encoding 1,4-alpha-glucan branching protein GlgB, protein MTDHAALHPTLHALLEEWLPAQRWFPAKGREVEFAPAGRLVLPTPQGAPRLELLSVRVRAGRLGAVLNVPLALRPDPVAGGDAALVGRARDLDGVPVWAYDAVHEPAFAAALVGLMASGTRIGGDGTAAIGTASGEGSLPSGDLTAALLRGEQSNSSIIVRSASGNAMVKVFRQLAEGLNPEVELGAALAHAHAADAATALGWIDVEWRATSGESVRGQLAVAHEFLEGGTDMWRVALDAAAQGRDLSEEARGLGAATARIHAALAATLGTQTLDGDAVDAFVGRLSDRLRAAWEEVRTSVGVPDAALESLLTTLAEHRAGLVVQRIHGDFHLGQVLHFPDSERQFAILDFEGEPLRPVAERSQPDVVLRDVIGMLRSFDYAAGAALRTDPAARVPEGWAEAVGEAYWDGYESVAGGEKPFGTALFAALWLDKALYEVSYEERNRPAWAEIPLRAARTALEAWLPGRGQIPARKSFDGVLRAPEGLAIGSAETPSGEETDVADGEYAASAEQRGAGQGAAEHDGAVRPGMPSTAAEQAAGVMQAPSHTVAGAGEHAPIAVDPDVLARVGAGASHAPHAVLGAHLDGEGTVTIRALKHLATSVTAVTPAGRVPLTHEAHGVWVGTAPEAGPGHVPDYRLEVEYGEGHVVTVDDPYRYMPSIGELDLHLIGEGRHEELWRALGAHVERHHSVLGAVEGTSFKVWAPNAQAVQVKGDFNGWDGREHAMRSLGSSGVWEVFIPGVVAGMSYKFGILTRYGHWVERADPMAFGTEVPPHTASRVVESRYAFKDEEWMKARAAGDPHNSPMSVYEVHVGSWRLGLGYRELADQLVEYVTEMGFTHVEFMPVAEHPFGGSWGYQVTSYYAPSSRFGHPDDFRYLVDRLHQAGIGVIVDWVPAHFPKDEWALARFDGEPLYEHADPQQGEHPDWGTLIFNFGRTEVRNFLVANAQYWLEEFHIDGLRVDAVASMLYLDYSREEGQWRPNQYGGRENLEAISFLQETNATAYKRNPGIVMIAEESTAFPGVTKPTSLNGLGFGLKWNMGWMNDSLQYMEENPVNRKWHHNKMTFSIVYAFSENFLLPISHDEVVHGKGSMLRKMPGDRWQQLANLRAFYAFQWAHPGKQLMFMGCEFGQEGEWNQEHGLEWWMADLAPHKGLQKLIAQLNAVYRATPALYEKDNDPSGYEWIRGDDADHNVLSFIRWSDDGTPLVCIANFAGNPQIDYTIGLPQAGRWREVVNTDDAEYGGSGVTNGGLVAAEGREWDGKPATAVLTLPPLGVVYLVPEAPQTL, encoded by the coding sequence ATGACGGACCACGCCGCCCTTCACCCCACGCTCCACGCACTGCTCGAGGAATGGCTCCCCGCGCAGCGCTGGTTCCCTGCCAAGGGCCGTGAGGTCGAGTTCGCCCCGGCGGGTAGGCTCGTCCTCCCCACCCCGCAGGGCGCACCTCGCCTCGAGCTGCTCTCCGTGCGGGTACGGGCGGGTCGGCTCGGGGCCGTCCTCAATGTTCCCCTGGCCCTGCGCCCTGACCCAGTCGCCGGCGGGGACGCGGCCCTCGTGGGCCGTGCCCGCGACCTTGACGGCGTCCCCGTCTGGGCGTATGACGCCGTGCACGAGCCCGCGTTCGCCGCGGCCCTGGTCGGCCTCATGGCCTCCGGTACCCGCATTGGCGGAGACGGGACGGCAGCCATCGGTACCGCGAGTGGCGAGGGTTCCCTCCCCTCGGGCGATCTCACCGCAGCGCTCCTGCGGGGCGAACAGTCGAACTCCTCCATCATCGTCCGTTCGGCGTCTGGCAACGCGATGGTCAAGGTCTTCCGGCAGCTTGCAGAGGGCCTCAATCCTGAAGTCGAGCTCGGGGCGGCCTTGGCCCATGCGCACGCCGCCGACGCCGCGACCGCGCTGGGCTGGATCGATGTCGAGTGGCGCGCGACGTCGGGTGAGAGCGTTCGCGGCCAACTCGCCGTCGCCCATGAATTCCTCGAGGGCGGCACGGACATGTGGCGGGTCGCGCTCGACGCGGCGGCCCAGGGCCGAGACCTGTCCGAGGAGGCCCGGGGTCTGGGCGCGGCGACGGCGCGTATCCACGCTGCGCTCGCGGCCACTCTCGGGACGCAGACGCTCGACGGCGACGCCGTGGACGCCTTCGTGGGGCGCCTTTCCGACCGACTGCGGGCGGCCTGGGAAGAGGTGCGCACGAGCGTAGGGGTTCCGGATGCCGCTCTTGAATCCCTCTTGACCACGCTTGCGGAGCACCGTGCGGGGCTCGTGGTGCAGCGGATCCACGGTGACTTCCACTTGGGTCAGGTCCTGCACTTCCCCGACAGCGAGCGGCAGTTCGCGATTCTCGACTTCGAGGGCGAGCCGCTGCGCCCAGTCGCGGAGCGGAGCCAGCCGGACGTCGTCCTCCGCGACGTGATCGGCATGCTGCGGTCCTTCGACTACGCGGCTGGCGCGGCCCTTCGGACGGACCCGGCGGCCCGAGTGCCCGAAGGATGGGCCGAGGCCGTCGGCGAGGCGTACTGGGACGGATACGAATCCGTCGCCGGCGGAGAGAAGCCGTTCGGCACCGCGCTGTTCGCTGCGCTGTGGCTCGACAAGGCGTTGTACGAGGTTTCCTATGAGGAGCGGAACCGGCCAGCGTGGGCCGAAATCCCCCTCCGCGCGGCGCGCACCGCGCTCGAGGCCTGGCTCCCCGGGAGAGGCCAGATTCCAGCACGGAAGAGCTTCGACGGCGTCCTGAGGGCGCCCGAAGGGCTGGCAATCGGTTCGGCGGAGACGCCGTCCGGAGAGGAGACGGACGTGGCAGACGGAGAGTACGCGGCGAGCGCGGAACAGCGCGGAGCCGGACAGGGTGCCGCGGAGCATGATGGCGCGGTCCGTCCGGGCATGCCTTCAACGGCGGCGGAGCAGGCTGCAGGCGTTATGCAGGCGCCCTCGCACACGGTCGCGGGTGCGGGCGAGCATGCCCCGATCGCTGTGGACCCCGATGTCCTGGCCCGGGTCGGGGCGGGCGCGTCCCACGCCCCGCATGCGGTCCTCGGCGCGCATCTCGACGGCGAGGGGACGGTGACAATCCGTGCACTCAAGCACCTCGCGACAAGCGTCACCGCGGTGACCCCCGCCGGGCGCGTCCCGCTCACCCACGAGGCCCACGGGGTGTGGGTGGGCACGGCGCCCGAGGCTGGTCCGGGCCACGTTCCGGACTACCGCCTTGAGGTCGAGTACGGCGAAGGCCACGTCGTGACGGTCGATGATCCGTACCGCTACATGCCCAGCATCGGCGAGCTCGACCTGCACCTGATCGGGGAAGGCCGCCACGAGGAGCTGTGGCGCGCCCTGGGCGCCCATGTCGAACGCCACCATTCGGTCCTCGGCGCCGTGGAGGGTACGTCCTTCAAGGTCTGGGCGCCGAACGCCCAGGCGGTGCAGGTCAAGGGGGACTTCAATGGATGGGATGGCCGCGAGCATGCCATGCGCAGCCTCGGCTCCTCCGGGGTCTGGGAAGTCTTCATCCCCGGCGTAGTAGCAGGCATGTCCTACAAGTTCGGCATCCTCACTCGGTACGGCCACTGGGTGGAGCGCGCAGACCCCATGGCCTTCGGCACCGAGGTCCCGCCCCACACGGCGTCGCGCGTCGTTGAGTCCCGGTATGCGTTCAAGGACGAGGAGTGGATGAAGGCCCGTGCCGCGGGCGATCCACACAACTCGCCGATGAGCGTGTACGAGGTTCACGTCGGCTCGTGGCGCCTCGGCCTCGGCTACAGGGAGCTCGCTGACCAGCTTGTCGAGTACGTGACCGAGATGGGCTTCACGCACGTCGAGTTCATGCCCGTTGCCGAGCACCCGTTCGGCGGGTCATGGGGCTACCAGGTCACCTCCTATTACGCGCCGAGCTCGCGCTTCGGCCACCCGGACGATTTCCGCTACCTGGTCGACAGGCTCCACCAGGCGGGGATCGGCGTCATCGTGGACTGGGTGCCGGCGCACTTCCCCAAGGACGAATGGGCGCTGGCACGCTTCGACGGTGAGCCGCTGTACGAGCACGCGGATCCGCAGCAGGGTGAGCACCCCGACTGGGGAACGCTCATCTTCAACTTCGGCCGCACCGAGGTCCGCAACTTCCTCGTGGCCAATGCTCAGTACTGGCTCGAGGAGTTCCACATTGATGGGCTCCGGGTCGACGCCGTTGCGTCGATGCTGTACCTCGACTATTCACGCGAAGAGGGGCAGTGGCGGCCCAACCAGTATGGCGGCCGCGAGAACCTTGAGGCGATCTCGTTCCTCCAGGAGACCAACGCGACGGCCTACAAGCGCAATCCCGGCATCGTCATGATCGCCGAGGAGTCCACGGCCTTCCCCGGCGTCACGAAGCCGACCTCGCTCAACGGATTGGGGTTCGGGCTCAAGTGGAACATGGGCTGGATGAACGATTCCCTCCAGTACATGGAAGAGAACCCGGTCAACCGCAAGTGGCACCACAACAAGATGACGTTCTCGATTGTCTACGCGTTCAGCGAGAACTTCCTCCTGCCGATCAGCCACGACGAGGTTGTGCACGGCAAGGGCTCGATGCTGCGCAAGATGCCCGGCGACCGGTGGCAGCAGCTGGCCAACCTCAGGGCCTTCTACGCGTTCCAGTGGGCCCACCCGGGCAAGCAGCTGATGTTCATGGGCTGCGAGTTCGGGCAGGAGGGCGAGTGGAACCAGGAGCACGGCCTCGAGTGGTGGATGGCGGATCTGGCGCCCCACAAGGGCCTGCAGAAGCTCATCGCCCAGCTCAACGCCGTCTACCGGGCCACGCCTGCGCTGTACGAGAAGGACAACGACCCGTCCGGGTACGAGTGGATCCGGGGCGACGACGCCGACCACAACGTGCTCTCCTTCATCCGCTGGTCGGACGACGGCACTCCTCTCGTGTGCATCGCGAACTTCGCCGGCAATCCGCAGATCGACTACACCATCGGGCTGCCACAAGCGGGTCGCTGGCGTGAAGTCGTCAATACGGACGACGCCGAGTATGGCGGTTCGGGCGTGACCAACGGAGGCCTCGTGGCTGCGGAGGGGAGGGAATGGGATGGCAAGCCGGCCACCGCAGTGCTGACCCTTCCGCCGCTCGGGGTCGTCTACCTCGTCCCCGAGGCTCCCCAGACCCTGTGA
- a CDS encoding alpha-1,4-glucan--maltose-1-phosphate maltosyltransferase, with protein MKRVTLQGGELRPTRRLTGAEAASCPSQSDARRAIVAQGRVLDKRKPANVRTAKGRPVPALEPSIPAKLRFGRFPITDVSPVIEGGAFPAKAVAGEGIVVGATAFREGHDQLGVSAVLYSAKGKEKQRVRLSPFGQGLDRWQGILTPTKAGEWTFTIEAWHDRYGTWHHNAEIKVAAGIDVELMLAEGAALLAEAADDDERTEADRGTFRAASYALADGSRSSVERLGAGESAEVLAAVGRLPIRELVSASEHYPILVERERAGRGAWYEFFPRSEGAVRNPETGEWTSGTLRTAADRLPGVAAMGFDVIYLPPIHPIGRAFRKGPNNTLTAGPGDPGSPWAIGAAEGGHDSIHPDLGTFEDFDAFVARAEQLGLEVALDLALQASPDHPWVTSNPEWFTTRVDGTIAYAENPPKKYQDIYPLNFDNDPEGLSKEILRIVHLWIDHGVKIFRVDNPHTKPVWFWEWLIGKVAKKDPDVVFLAEAFTRPAMMKALGRAGFQQSYSYFTWRNTRAELEEFFTMISKEWAPFYRPNLFVNTPDILTEFLQFGGKPGFKVRAALAATASPLWGVYAGFELFEHVARPGAEEYIDNEKYEYKQRDWAGEEAAGLSLAPYITRLNEIRRAHPALADLQNLTLHSSTDDSTVVFSKHKELPDGTKDTVIVVANVDPHSTRESTVTLDLAALHLDGAAHDGGASFRVDDLVSGQSWQWGEHNYVRLDAQVEPAHILHLRR; from the coding sequence ATGAAGAGGGTCACGTTACAGGGCGGTGAACTGCGCCCAACACGCCGGTTGACGGGCGCGGAGGCCGCGTCATGCCCTTCGCAATCGGATGCGCGGCGGGCTATCGTGGCGCAGGGACGGGTCCTCGACAAGAGGAAACCGGCCAACGTTCGCACTGCGAAAGGACGACCTGTGCCCGCACTCGAGCCGAGCATCCCCGCCAAGCTGCGTTTCGGACGCTTTCCCATCACGGACGTCTCGCCCGTGATCGAGGGCGGTGCATTCCCCGCCAAGGCAGTAGCCGGCGAGGGTATCGTCGTCGGCGCCACAGCGTTCCGGGAGGGCCACGACCAGCTGGGCGTGAGCGCCGTCCTCTACTCCGCGAAGGGCAAGGAGAAGCAGCGCGTGCGGCTCTCTCCGTTCGGCCAGGGGCTGGACCGCTGGCAGGGCATCCTGACCCCCACCAAGGCGGGGGAGTGGACGTTCACGATTGAGGCCTGGCACGACCGCTACGGCACGTGGCACCACAACGCCGAGATCAAGGTCGCGGCAGGCATCGACGTCGAGCTCATGCTCGCGGAGGGCGCCGCGCTGCTCGCGGAGGCCGCGGACGACGACGAGCGCACCGAGGCTGACCGCGGAACCTTCCGCGCGGCGTCATACGCCCTCGCGGACGGCTCCCGCAGTTCCGTTGAACGACTTGGAGCGGGGGAGAGCGCCGAGGTGCTCGCCGCCGTCGGACGCCTTCCGATCCGCGAGCTCGTCTCGGCCAGCGAGCACTATCCGATCCTCGTCGAGCGCGAGCGCGCCGGTCGCGGCGCGTGGTACGAGTTCTTCCCCCGCTCCGAGGGTGCGGTCCGCAACCCGGAGACCGGCGAATGGACCTCCGGAACCCTCCGCACCGCTGCGGATCGCCTCCCGGGCGTTGCGGCGATGGGCTTCGACGTCATCTACCTGCCCCCGATCCACCCGATCGGCCGCGCGTTCCGCAAGGGCCCCAACAACACGCTGACCGCGGGTCCGGGCGACCCGGGTTCGCCGTGGGCGATCGGCGCCGCGGAGGGCGGGCACGACTCGATCCATCCCGATCTCGGGACATTCGAGGACTTTGACGCCTTCGTGGCCCGGGCCGAGCAGCTCGGCCTCGAGGTCGCACTCGACCTTGCACTCCAGGCCTCCCCGGACCACCCGTGGGTCACCTCCAACCCCGAATGGTTCACGACCCGGGTCGACGGCACGATCGCGTACGCCGAGAACCCGCCCAAGAAGTACCAGGACATCTATCCGCTCAATTTCGACAACGATCCCGAGGGCCTGTCGAAGGAGATCCTGCGGATCGTGCACTTGTGGATCGACCACGGTGTGAAGATCTTCCGCGTCGACAACCCGCACACGAAGCCCGTGTGGTTCTGGGAGTGGCTCATCGGCAAGGTCGCCAAGAAGGATCCGGACGTCGTGTTCCTCGCCGAGGCGTTCACCCGCCCGGCCATGATGAAGGCCCTCGGCCGCGCTGGGTTCCAGCAGTCGTACAGCTACTTCACGTGGCGTAACACCCGGGCCGAGCTCGAGGAGTTCTTCACGATGATCTCCAAGGAGTGGGCCCCGTTCTACCGGCCCAACCTGTTTGTGAACACCCCGGACATCCTCACCGAGTTCCTCCAGTTCGGCGGGAAGCCGGGGTTCAAGGTGCGGGCCGCGCTCGCGGCGACCGCAAGCCCGCTGTGGGGCGTCTACGCCGGCTTCGAGCTGTTCGAGCACGTGGCGCGGCCGGGTGCAGAGGAGTACATCGACAACGAGAAGTACGAGTACAAGCAGCGCGACTGGGCGGGAGAGGAGGCGGCCGGGCTGTCGCTCGCCCCCTACATCACCCGCTTGAACGAGATCCGCCGCGCCCACCCGGCGCTCGCGGACCTCCAGAACCTCACGCTGCACTCGAGCACTGACGACTCCACGGTCGTTTTCTCGAAGCACAAGGAGCTCCCCGACGGCACTAAGGACACCGTCATCGTCGTCGCGAACGTCGATCCGCATTCGACGCGCGAGAGCACGGTGACCCTCGATCTCGCCGCGCTGCACCTTGACGGGGCGGCGCACGACGGCGGGGCCTCCTTCCGCGTCGACGATCTGGTGTCGGGCCAGTCGTGGCAATGGGGTGAGCACAACTACGTGCGGCTCGACGCGCAGGTGGAGCCTGCGCACATTCTCCACTTGCGTCGCTAG